A single Paraburkholderia sp. D15 DNA region contains:
- a CDS encoding crotonase/enoyl-CoA hydratase family protein encodes MNLHSHHACRPFIEAGNLSQISAYYEEGRNVMWMMLRAQPRPCFNLDLVHDILGLAQAARESGLQIDFWVTGSLIPSMYNVGGDLDFFAETIRAGRRQALVAYARACVDCVHAAARGFDTGAISIAMVEGTALGGGFEAALAHHFLLAQSDARLGFPEIAFNLFPGMGGYSLVARKAGMRLAEELIGVGESHTAEWHYAKGLVDQVFEPGDAYLATRTFIDTLKPKMNGIRAMLRARQRVLQLSRAELMEITEDWVDAAFTIEEKDLAFMERLVTLQNRRTSNLRQTASSAANFA; translated from the coding sequence ATGAATCTGCATAGCCACCACGCCTGCCGGCCGTTCATCGAAGCCGGCAACCTGTCGCAAATCTCGGCGTACTACGAAGAAGGACGCAACGTCATGTGGATGATGTTGCGCGCGCAACCACGACCCTGCTTCAACCTCGATCTGGTGCACGACATTCTCGGTCTCGCGCAGGCGGCACGAGAGTCGGGATTGCAGATCGATTTCTGGGTGACAGGCTCACTGATTCCGTCGATGTACAACGTCGGCGGCGACCTCGATTTTTTCGCGGAGACGATCCGCGCCGGCCGGCGTCAGGCGCTGGTGGCCTATGCGCGCGCCTGTGTCGATTGCGTGCATGCGGCGGCGCGCGGCTTCGACACCGGTGCGATATCGATCGCGATGGTCGAGGGCACCGCGCTCGGCGGGGGCTTCGAGGCGGCGCTCGCGCATCACTTCCTGCTCGCGCAAAGCGATGCGCGTCTGGGTTTCCCGGAGATCGCGTTTAACCTGTTTCCCGGCATGGGCGGGTATTCGCTGGTCGCGCGCAAGGCCGGCATGCGGCTCGCCGAGGAACTGATCGGCGTGGGGGAATCGCATACGGCGGAATGGCACTACGCCAAGGGTCTCGTCGATCAGGTGTTCGAACCCGGCGACGCTTATCTGGCCACGCGCACCTTCATCGATACGCTCAAGCCGAAAATGAACGGCATCCGCGCGATGCTGCGCGCGCGTCAGCGCGTGCTGCAACTCTCGCGGGCGGAATTGATGGAGATTACCGAGGACTGGGTGGACGCCGCCTTCACGATCGAGGAGAAGGACCTCGCGTTCATGGAGCGGCTGGTGACGCTGCAAAACCGGCGCACGTCGAATCTGCGGCAGACGGCTTCGAGCGCGGCGAACTTTGCCTGA
- the pdeR gene encoding cyclic di-GMP phosphodiesterase: MNDDQHDQVLFAQFGTSSPCWRLSTDSNALELTPVTGEVPANVAIPLNPQQASQIRCLTGITSHMVVDVRLFGEPLRLHLVGKKISGNTWAGTACAYDDTESVARDLMHGLSFAEQVVSEVNSVVVIVDKHGRIQRFNRLAEELTGVKEEQIVGRNVWALFMSSEDGAASSQNIAGFFNRGVSYEVERKVKTVHGERLFLFRNKFVHSGSGVEEQFLICSGTDITEERLAQERLIELANTDGLTGLANRNAIQDKIRVAIEETAPGEEVGILFLDLDNFKKVNDHYGHVFGDRLIQDVSSAIATCLNEGDVLARLGGDEFIVLAAKGTAHELEGTAQRILERLRTPFALGLIEVYTGCSIGIARYPEHGDSLESLIRSADTAMYVAKDEGKRTHRVFSPDMNRRVAEFMWLDTNLRRGLDEGQLTLHYQPKLSLATGVVQGAEALVRWNSPERGQIMPTEFIRYAEESGLIGVLGRWVMNTAAKQAAQWKAAGFNLRIAINVSARQLADTAVVRHFTEALRNADLDPCLIDLELTESCLIEDEAAALELIKQFRLLGAQVHLDDFGTGYSSLSQLGRIPLDLIKLDRSFVRSINTDTKAQALVRSMVAVAQELNLKVVAEGIENEAEEVFMKGLGVDYVQGFMYGQAMPAAEFERWLQDRQKLRLIA; this comes from the coding sequence ATGAATGACGACCAACACGACCAGGTGCTTTTTGCGCAGTTCGGCACAAGCAGCCCATGCTGGCGTCTGTCGACCGACAGCAACGCGCTCGAACTCACGCCCGTCACCGGCGAAGTGCCCGCCAATGTCGCCATTCCGCTGAATCCTCAACAAGCGTCGCAAATCCGCTGCCTGACCGGCATTACCTCGCATATGGTGGTCGACGTGCGCCTGTTCGGCGAACCGTTGCGTCTGCATCTGGTCGGCAAGAAAATCAGCGGCAATACCTGGGCCGGTACGGCCTGCGCGTACGACGACACCGAATCGGTCGCGCGCGATCTGATGCACGGCCTGTCGTTCGCGGAACAGGTCGTGTCCGAAGTGAATTCGGTCGTCGTGATCGTCGATAAGCACGGCCGGATACAGCGTTTCAATCGGCTCGCCGAAGAACTCACGGGCGTCAAGGAAGAACAGATCGTCGGCCGCAACGTGTGGGCGCTGTTCATGTCCAGTGAAGACGGCGCGGCCTCCAGCCAGAACATTGCCGGTTTCTTCAATCGCGGCGTGTCGTATGAAGTCGAACGCAAAGTTAAAACGGTGCACGGCGAACGGCTGTTTCTGTTCCGCAATAAGTTCGTGCATAGCGGCAGCGGCGTCGAGGAACAATTCCTCATCTGCTCGGGCACGGACATCACCGAGGAACGGCTCGCGCAGGAACGTCTGATCGAACTGGCCAATACCGACGGGCTCACCGGTCTCGCGAATCGCAACGCGATCCAGGACAAGATCCGCGTCGCGATCGAGGAAACGGCGCCCGGCGAGGAAGTCGGCATCCTGTTCCTCGATCTCGACAACTTCAAGAAGGTCAACGACCACTACGGTCACGTGTTCGGCGACCGGCTGATCCAGGACGTGTCCTCGGCCATCGCCACCTGCCTGAACGAGGGCGACGTGCTCGCGCGTCTCGGCGGCGACGAGTTCATCGTGCTGGCGGCCAAAGGCACCGCGCACGAACTCGAAGGCACCGCGCAGCGCATTCTCGAACGTCTGCGCACGCCGTTCGCGCTGGGGCTCATCGAGGTCTACACCGGCTGTTCGATCGGCATCGCCCGCTATCCGGAGCATGGCGACAGTCTCGAATCGCTGATCCGTTCCGCCGACACCGCGATGTACGTCGCCAAGGACGAAGGCAAACGCACGCATCGCGTGTTCTCGCCGGACATGAACCGCCGCGTCGCCGAGTTCATGTGGCTCGACACCAATCTGCGGCGCGGGCTCGACGAAGGCCAGCTGACCTTGCATTACCAGCCGAAGCTCTCGCTCGCCACCGGCGTCGTGCAAGGGGCCGAGGCGCTGGTGCGCTGGAATTCACCGGAACGCGGGCAGATCATGCCGACGGAATTCATCCGGTATGCCGAGGAATCCGGGCTGATCGGCGTGCTCGGCCGCTGGGTCATGAATACCGCCGCCAAACAGGCCGCGCAATGGAAAGCGGCCGGCTTCAATCTGCGTATCGCGATCAACGTGTCGGCGCGGCAACTGGCGGACACCGCCGTGGTGCGCCACTTCACCGAGGCGCTGCGCAACGCCGATCTCGACCCGTGCCTGATCGATCTCGAACTGACCGAAAGCTGCCTGATCGAAGACGAAGCGGCGGCGCTCGAACTCATCAAGCAGTTCCGGCTGCTCGGCGCGCAGGTGCATCTGGACGACTTCGGCACCGGCTATTCGTCGCTGTCGCAACTGGGCCGGATTCCGCTCGACCTGATCAAACTCGACCGCAGTTTCGTGCGCTCCATCAACACGGACACCAAGGCGCAGGCGCTGGTGCGTTCGATGGTCGCGGTGGCTCAGGAGCTGAACCTGAAGGTGGTCGCCGAAGGCATCGAGAATGAAGCGGAAGAGGTGTTCATGAAAGGGCTCGGCGTCGACTACGTGCAGGGCTTCATGTACGGTCAGGCCATGCCGGCCGCCGAATTCGAACGCTGGCTGCAGGACCGGCAGAAGCTCAGGTTGATCGCCTGA
- a CDS encoding DEAD/DEAH box helicase, with the protein MTSEPTTAAPDAARTRKKPRKAASAAGMSAPLTTLAAVATVAAPTATAALDTFHPAVANWFLKTFPAPTGAQAAAWPPIRHGRSTLVAAPTGSGKTLTAFLSALDDLVQQGLAHGGALPDETLVVYVSPLKALSNDIRINLQTPLAGIAAELAALGLPPLDIRTAVRTGDTTQQERNAIRKRAPHILVTTPESLYVLLGSDSGRRMLSTARTVIVDEIHALANSKRGSHLALTLERLDALCGRRLPRIGLSATQKPVSAVARFLVGGASLDSDQQADCAIVDVGHVRERDLALELPPVPLEAVMPNEVWERVYDRLAELVAMHRTTLIFVNTRRMAERAARHLTERLGKEAVAAHHGSLAKEHRFDAEQRLKRGELRVLIATASLELGIDIGDVDLVCQMGSPRAIAPFLQRVGRSGHHVGGMPKGRLFPTSRDDLIECAALLDCVRRGELDALRIPRAPLDVLAQQIVAEVSNAEWSEDALFDLIRRAAPYADLARDQYDAVLRMLAEGYTGRNGPRGAYVHRDVVSGTLRGRRGGKLVAVTSGGTIPENADYAVVLEPQALNIGTVNEDFAVESLAGDVFQLGNASYRILRIESGRVRVEDAQGQPPNIPFWLGEAPGRSDELSFGVARLREQIDGLLDVPGNVEDANEATAPQPTSLDRAIHWLETALGLNTDAAQQIVDYLARARSALGVLPTQNALVMERFFDESGGTQLVIHAPFGSRVNRAWGLALRKRFCRTFNFELQAAATEDAIVLSLTGSHSFVLDDVWRYLHSNSAEYLLIQALLDAPLFGVRWRWNATTALGLPRYTGGHKTAPQLQRMRSEDLLASVFPEQAACLENIVGERELPRHPLVDQTVDDCLHEAMDSDTWLALLRRIEQGDVRLIARDLPAPSPLAAEILTAKPYAYLDDAPIEERRTQAVQNRRWSDPESAGDLGALDPDAIDSVRDEAWPQARSLDEMHEALTGLACVTEAEAETETKTDTTTDAEANTQAQWPAWLASLAASGRATRLQVDADTALWLPAERLTCFQALYPDADATRYTPSIAAPKGFADTWTADDALVDVLRARLTGFGPLPVETIAKPLGLPAASVERALVRLEAEGYVMRGRFTPHAGNDEWCERHLLARIHRYTVKRLRREIEPVERHDFMRFLFAWQHLTPDTRGEGRDALAAVLEQMEGFQAAAGAWEDDLLPARVKAYSNTSLDELCRAGKIVWTRLTDRPRSAAGPVRSTPIVLLPRAQVRVWSALIDGSKPMELSARAQSVYDALARHGAMFFDELLSEVRVLRMELENALGELVAAGLVNSDSFAGLRALLKPVAKRHAFASNRRSRASALIGGMDDAGRWALVSRPGTTPLPPTPERRRQLPPDVLEHVAMTLLRRYGVVFWRLLEREADWLPPWRDLLRVLQRLEARGVIRGGRFVNGLAGEQFALPEAIPVLRETRRHANDGAFMCVAGTDPLNLAGTLLVGERVPAVAGNRVLYRDGIVVATLVAGAFWFAPPLADDPVERERARSWLARKF; encoded by the coding sequence ATGACTTCGGAACCGACCACCGCCGCGCCCGACGCGGCCAGAACCCGCAAGAAGCCGCGCAAGGCGGCGTCGGCGGCGGGCATGTCCGCGCCCTTAACCACGCTAGCCGCGGTAGCCACAGTAGCCGCCCCCACCGCCACCGCAGCGCTCGACACCTTCCACCCCGCCGTCGCCAACTGGTTCCTGAAAACCTTCCCAGCCCCCACCGGTGCGCAGGCCGCCGCATGGCCTCCCATCCGTCACGGCCGCTCGACCCTGGTCGCCGCCCCGACCGGCTCCGGCAAAACCCTCACCGCCTTCCTCTCGGCGCTCGACGACCTCGTCCAGCAAGGCCTCGCCCACGGCGGCGCCCTACCCGACGAAACCCTGGTGGTCTACGTCTCCCCGCTGAAGGCGCTCTCCAACGACATCCGCATCAACCTGCAAACGCCGCTGGCAGGTATCGCCGCCGAACTCGCCGCGCTCGGCCTGCCGCCGCTCGACATCCGCACCGCGGTCCGTACCGGCGACACGACCCAGCAGGAACGCAACGCGATCAGAAAACGCGCGCCGCACATCCTCGTCACCACGCCCGAATCGCTGTACGTGCTGCTCGGTTCGGACTCCGGCCGCCGCATGCTCTCGACGGCGCGCACGGTGATCGTCGATGAAATCCACGCGCTCGCGAACAGCAAACGCGGCAGCCATCTCGCGCTCACGCTCGAACGGCTCGACGCGTTATGCGGCCGCCGTCTGCCGCGCATCGGCCTGTCGGCCACGCAGAAGCCCGTGAGCGCGGTCGCGCGTTTCCTCGTCGGCGGCGCGAGCCTCGACAGCGACCAGCAAGCCGATTGCGCGATCGTCGATGTCGGCCATGTCCGCGAACGCGATCTCGCGCTGGAACTGCCGCCCGTGCCGCTCGAAGCGGTGATGCCCAACGAAGTGTGGGAGCGCGTCTACGACCGTCTCGCCGAACTCGTCGCGATGCATCGCACCACGCTGATCTTCGTCAACACGCGCCGCATGGCAGAACGCGCCGCGCGTCATCTGACCGAGCGGCTCGGCAAGGAAGCGGTCGCCGCGCACCACGGCAGCCTCGCGAAGGAACATCGCTTCGACGCGGAACAGCGTCTGAAGCGCGGCGAGCTGCGCGTGCTGATTGCGACGGCCTCGCTGGAACTGGGCATCGATATCGGCGACGTCGATCTGGTCTGCCAGATGGGTTCGCCGCGCGCGATCGCGCCGTTCCTGCAACGCGTTGGACGCTCGGGCCATCACGTCGGCGGCATGCCGAAGGGGCGGCTGTTTCCGACCTCGCGCGACGATCTGATCGAATGCGCGGCGCTGCTCGACTGCGTGCGGCGCGGCGAACTCGACGCGCTGCGAATCCCGCGCGCACCGCTCGACGTGCTCGCGCAGCAGATCGTCGCCGAAGTGTCGAACGCCGAATGGAGCGAAGACGCGCTGTTCGACCTGATCCGCCGCGCCGCGCCCTACGCGGACCTCGCGCGCGACCAGTACGACGCCGTGCTGCGCATGCTCGCCGAGGGCTACACGGGCCGCAACGGCCCGCGCGGCGCCTACGTGCACCGCGACGTGGTGAGCGGCACGCTGCGCGGCCGGCGCGGCGGCAAGCTGGTCGCCGTCACGTCGGGCGGCACGATCCCCGAAAACGCGGATTACGCGGTGGTGCTCGAACCGCAGGCGCTCAACATCGGCACGGTCAACGAAGACTTCGCGGTCGAAAGTCTCGCCGGCGACGTGTTCCAGCTCGGCAACGCGTCGTATCGAATTCTGCGGATCGAGAGCGGCCGCGTGCGCGTCGAGGACGCGCAAGGCCAACCGCCGAACATCCCGTTCTGGCTCGGCGAAGCGCCGGGACGCAGCGACGAATTGTCGTTCGGCGTCGCGCGGCTGCGGGAACAGATCGATGGGCTGCTGGATGTGCCGGGCAACGTAGAAGACGCGAACGAAGCAACCGCCCCGCAACCCACTTCTCTCGACCGCGCGATCCATTGGCTCGAAACCGCGCTCGGTCTGAACACGGACGCCGCGCAACAGATTGTCGATTACCTCGCCCGCGCCCGGTCCGCGCTCGGCGTCCTGCCGACTCAAAACGCCCTGGTGATGGAGCGCTTCTTCGACGAATCCGGCGGCACCCAGCTCGTGATTCATGCGCCGTTCGGCAGTCGCGTGAACCGCGCGTGGGGACTCGCGCTGCGCAAGCGCTTCTGCCGCACCTTCAATTTCGAGCTGCAGGCGGCCGCCACCGAAGACGCGATCGTGCTCTCGCTGACCGGCAGCCATTCGTTCGTGCTCGACGACGTGTGGCGCTATCTGCATTCGAACAGCGCCGAATATCTGCTGATCCAGGCGCTGCTCGACGCGCCGCTGTTCGGCGTGCGCTGGCGCTGGAACGCGACCACCGCGCTGGGCCTGCCGCGTTACACGGGCGGCCATAAAACCGCGCCGCAGTTGCAACGCATGCGCAGCGAGGATCTGCTCGCGAGCGTGTTTCCGGAGCAGGCCGCGTGTCTGGAGAACATCGTCGGCGAACGCGAATTGCCGCGCCATCCATTAGTCGACCAGACGGTCGACGATTGCCTGCACGAGGCGATGGACAGCGACACGTGGCTCGCGCTGCTGCGCCGTATCGAACAGGGCGACGTGCGGCTGATCGCGCGCGACCTGCCCGCGCCGTCGCCGCTCGCCGCCGAAATCCTCACCGCGAAACCGTACGCGTATCTCGACGACGCACCGATCGAGGAGCGCCGCACGCAGGCCGTGCAGAATCGCCGCTGGAGCGATCCGGAAAGCGCCGGCGACCTTGGCGCGCTCGACCCCGACGCGATCGACAGCGTGCGCGACGAAGCATGGCCGCAAGCGCGCAGCCTCGACGAAATGCACGAGGCGTTGACGGGTCTCGCGTGCGTGACCGAGGCCGAAGCCGAAACCGAAACCAAAACCGACACTACGACGGACGCCGAGGCAAACACGCAGGCGCAGTGGCCCGCATGGCTCGCTTCGCTAGCCGCATCGGGCCGCGCGACACGTCTTCAGGTCGATGCGGACACCGCCCTCTGGCTGCCCGCCGAGCGCCTGACCTGCTTCCAGGCGCTCTACCCCGACGCGGATGCGACCCGCTACACGCCCTCCATCGCCGCACCCAAAGGCTTTGCCGACACATGGACCGCCGACGACGCGCTCGTCGACGTCCTGCGCGCCCGCCTGACCGGCTTCGGCCCGCTACCGGTCGAGACCATCGCGAAGCCCTTGGGTTTGCCGGCGGCGTCGGTCGAACGCGCGCTCGTTCGTCTCGAAGCGGAAGGCTATGTGATGCGCGGCCGCTTCACGCCGCATGCCGGCAACGACGAATGGTGCGAACGCCACCTGCTCGCGCGGATTCATCGCTACACGGTGAAACGGCTGCGCCGTGAAATCGAGCCGGTGGAACGACACGATTTCATGCGCTTCCTGTTCGCCTGGCAGCATCTGACGCCGGACACGCGCGGCGAAGGCCGCGACGCGCTGGCCGCCGTGCTCGAACAGATGGAAGGTTTCCAGGCCGCCGCCGGCGCGTGGGAAGACGACCTGCTGCCCGCACGCGTGAAGGCCTATTCCAACACTTCGCTCGACGAACTATGCCGCGCCGGCAAGATCGTCTGGACCCGTCTGACCGACCGGCCCCGCAGCGCCGCCGGTCCCGTGCGCAGCACGCCGATCGTGCTGCTGCCGCGCGCGCAGGTGCGCGTCTGGAGCGCGCTGATCGACGGATCGAAACCGATGGAACTGTCGGCGCGCGCGCAAAGCGTGTACGACGCACTCGCCCGGCACGGCGCGATGTTCTTCGACGAATTGCTGAGCGAAGTCCGTGTGCTGCGCATGGAACTGGAGAACGCATTAGGCGAACTCGTCGCGGCCGGCCTGGTGAATTCGGATAGCTTTGCCGGCTTGCGCGCGTTGCTGAAGCCGGTCGCGAAACGCCACGCGTTCGCGAGCAACCGGCGCTCACGCGCGAGCGCATTGATCGGAGGAATGGACGATGCGGGGCGCTGGGCGCTGGTGAGCCGCCCCGGGACGACCCCACTGCCGCCCACCCCGGAACGCCGCCGGCAATTGCCGCCCGACGTGCTCGAACACGTCGCGATGACCTTGCTGCGCCGCTACGGCGTGGTGTTCTGGCGTCTGCTCGAACGCGAAGCCGACTGGCTGCCGCCATGGCGCGATCTGCTGCGCGTGCTGCAACGGCTCGAAGCGCGCGGCGTGATTCGCGGCGGCCGCTTCGTGAACGGCCTTGCGGGCGAACAATTTGCATTGCCCGAGGCCATTCCCGTCTTAAGGGAAACGCGCCGTCATGCGAACGATGGTGCTTTTATGTGTGTCGCCGGCACCGATCCGTTGAATCTGGCTGGGACTTTGCTCGTCGGCGAACGCGTGCCGGCCGTGGCCGGCAATCGCGTGCTGTATCGCGACGGCATCGTGGTCGCGACGCTGGTGGCGGGCGCCTTCTGGTTCGCACCGCCGCTGGCGGACGACCCGGTCGAGCGGGAGCGGGCACGCAGCTGGCTAGCGAGGAAGTTCTAG
- a CDS encoding aldo/keto reductase → MRYNQLGRTGIFVSELCLGTMTFGGGDGIWKQIGDLQQADAERLVGRSLDAGINFIDTADVYAGGLSEQITGQALKNLKVPRDQVVVATKVFGQTGEFANARGASRYHIIDGVKASLQRLQLDHVDLYQIHGFDPATPIEETVRALDTLVQHGHVRYVGVSNWAAWQIVKALGIAERLGAARFETLQAYYTLAGRDLERELVPMLQSEGLGLMVWSPLAGGLLSGKYGREQQGEAGSRRTTFDFPPVNRERAYDCIDVMREIAEAKRVSVAQIALAWLLHQPVVTSVIVGAKKVEQLDDNIAATSVELSADELTKLDRVSTLPAEYPGWMLERQGEVRRKQLEEARHGS, encoded by the coding sequence ATGCGTTACAACCAGTTAGGCCGTACCGGGATTTTTGTTTCAGAACTGTGTCTGGGCACGATGACGTTCGGTGGCGGCGACGGCATCTGGAAACAGATCGGCGATCTCCAGCAAGCCGACGCGGAGCGGCTGGTCGGCCGCTCGCTCGACGCGGGCATCAATTTCATCGATACCGCCGACGTGTATGCCGGCGGTCTCTCCGAACAGATCACCGGTCAGGCGCTGAAAAACCTGAAAGTGCCGCGCGACCAGGTTGTGGTCGCCACCAAGGTGTTCGGCCAGACCGGCGAGTTTGCGAACGCGCGCGGTGCGTCGCGCTATCACATCATCGACGGCGTGAAGGCGAGTCTGCAACGTCTGCAACTCGATCACGTCGACCTGTATCAGATCCACGGTTTCGATCCGGCGACGCCGATCGAGGAAACCGTGCGTGCGCTCGACACGCTGGTGCAGCACGGGCACGTGCGTTACGTCGGCGTATCGAACTGGGCTGCGTGGCAGATCGTCAAGGCGCTCGGTATCGCAGAGCGGCTGGGCGCGGCGCGGTTCGAAACGCTGCAGGCGTATTACACGCTGGCGGGGCGCGACCTCGAACGCGAACTCGTGCCGATGCTGCAAAGCGAAGGGCTCGGGTTGATGGTCTGGAGTCCGCTCGCGGGCGGGCTATTGAGCGGCAAGTATGGACGTGAGCAACAGGGCGAGGCGGGTAGCCGTCGCACGACGTTCGACTTTCCGCCGGTCAACCGCGAGCGCGCGTATGACTGCATCGACGTGATGCGCGAGATCGCTGAAGCGAAGCGCGTCTCGGTCGCGCAGATCGCGCTTGCGTGGTTGTTGCATCAGCCGGTGGTGACGTCGGTGATCGTCGGCGCGAAGAAGGTCGAACAGCTCGACGACAATATCGCGGCCACGTCGGTCGAACTGTCCGCCGATGAGCTGACGAAACTCGATCGGGTCAGCACGTTGCCGGCGGAGTATCCGGGGTGGATGCTGGAGCGGCAGGGGGAAGTGCGGCGCAAGCAGCTGGAGGAAGCGCGGCACGGGAGTTGA
- a CDS encoding DUF2778 domain-containing protein — protein MPVSCSFRLNGQRMSVLLCPGLGGIAAFSGDGIYVDDPSATAKKDEGPLPAGTYFIVDRESGGRLGWLRDTIANTFTHTSRSGWFALYRNDGLIDDYTYINGVLRGEFRLHPAGRTNQSKGCITVHNRFQFEKLRTFLKSQPRAVIPGTNISYYGTVNVR, from the coding sequence ATGCCGGTGTCCTGCTCTTTCCGTCTCAACGGTCAACGCATGTCTGTCTTACTCTGCCCAGGTCTTGGTGGAATCGCTGCTTTCTCAGGTGACGGCATCTATGTTGACGACCCGAGCGCGACAGCGAAAAAAGATGAGGGGCCGCTTCCAGCCGGAACTTATTTCATCGTCGACAGGGAGAGCGGCGGCCGTTTAGGTTGGTTGCGCGATACGATTGCGAATACTTTTACACATACCAGCCGTAGCGGGTGGTTCGCCCTTTATCGAAACGACGGTCTGATCGACGACTACACATATATCAACGGCGTTCTGCGTGGAGAGTTTCGTCTGCATCCTGCCGGCCGCACTAACCAAAGCAAGGGATGTATAACGGTGCACAACCGATTTCAATTTGAAAAACTTAGAACATTTCTGAAGTCACAACCACGGGCCGTTATTCCTGGAACTAACATCAGCTATTACGGAACAGTCAACGTGCGATGA
- a CDS encoding carboxymuconolactone decarboxylase family protein yields the protein MLNWIEYRKELFGRIGEIGKLSPDTLKAYQTMSGAGQKTNLLGAKTRELIALAAAVSLRCDGCISVHTAEALKHGATREEIAEALGVAVAINAGAAMVYSARTMDAVAAYAQDAVEAVK from the coding sequence ATGTTGAACTGGATCGAGTATCGCAAGGAATTGTTCGGCCGTATCGGCGAGATCGGCAAGCTGTCGCCGGATACGCTCAAGGCGTATCAAACGATGTCGGGCGCCGGTCAGAAAACCAACCTGCTCGGCGCGAAGACGCGCGAGTTGATTGCGCTGGCCGCCGCGGTGAGTTTGCGCTGTGACGGTTGTATTTCCGTGCACACCGCCGAGGCGCTGAAGCACGGCGCGACGCGCGAGGAAATCGCCGAGGCGCTGGGCGTCGCGGTGGCGATCAATGCGGGCGCGGCGATGGTTTATTCGGCGCGGACGATGGATGCGGTGGCGGCTTATGCGCAGGATGCGGTGGAAGCGGTGAAGTAG
- a CDS encoding AraC family transcriptional regulator gives MDMLSRLLDLARPQASLDLRCLLSGGFDIDHGPLEAGIAPFHLVLGGACLIEADDGTELPLRTGDFVLFPRGAAHRVRDVARSSVTTPITQSHDGMLPVRQSGNGKSNGNSKASANHETTNTRAADVDLLCGRFLYAPGSSALLLNALPDPFHVSLEGTQALDSLQTVTDLMRTEAERRQPGALAIVTALSHALFTMALRVHGERNASGSGVLTLLADARLGASVQSMLNAPERAWTIAELGDVAAMSRATYARHFNERAGMTVMDFLTQIRMTIACDLLRRTQRSAAEVGEMVGYQSEAAFGKAFQQSVGVTPGRYRRRREEGDEKGQSE, from the coding sequence ATGGACATGCTTAGCCGACTGCTCGATCTGGCCCGGCCGCAGGCAAGCCTGGACTTGCGCTGCCTGCTGTCGGGCGGCTTCGACATCGATCACGGGCCGCTTGAGGCGGGCATCGCGCCGTTTCATCTGGTGCTCGGCGGCGCCTGTCTGATCGAGGCCGACGACGGCACGGAGTTGCCCTTGCGTACTGGCGATTTCGTGCTGTTTCCACGCGGCGCCGCGCATCGCGTGCGGGACGTGGCGAGGTCCAGCGTGACGACGCCGATCACGCAGAGTCACGACGGCATGCTGCCGGTGCGGCAAAGCGGTAACGGTAAAAGCAACGGCAACTCAAAAGCCAGCGCCAACCATGAAACCACCAACACTCGCGCGGCCGATGTCGACCTCCTGTGTGGCCGCTTTCTCTACGCGCCAGGCTCATCCGCGTTGCTGCTGAACGCGTTGCCCGATCCATTCCACGTCTCGCTCGAAGGCACGCAAGCGCTGGACTCGTTGCAAACCGTGACGGACCTGATGCGCACCGAAGCGGAACGACGGCAACCCGGCGCGCTCGCCATCGTCACCGCATTGAGCCACGCGCTGTTCACCATGGCCTTGCGTGTGCACGGCGAACGCAACGCGTCGGGCTCCGGCGTGTTGACGCTGCTCGCCGACGCACGTCTGGGCGCGTCGGTGCAAAGCATGCTGAACGCGCCGGAACGCGCATGGACCATCGCGGAACTGGGGGACGTCGCGGCAATGTCGCGTGCGACCTACGCGCGTCACTTCAACGAGCGCGCGGGCATGACGGTGATGGATTTCCTCACGCAGATCCGCATGACGATCGCGTGCGATCTTCTGCGCCGCACGCAGCGCAGCGCGGCCGAGGTCGGCGAGATGGTCGGCTATCAGTCGGAAGCGGCGTTCGGCAAGGCGTTTCAGCAGAGCGTCGGCGTGACGCCTGGGCGGTATCGGCGTCGGCGGGAGGAGGGGGACGAAAAGGGGCAAAGCGAGTGA
- a CDS encoding FUSC family protein: protein MTPPDNSPRTSTPRSTHRARTSAANSLFAFLKALPLGERLIEGGLMAVQAVAGASLAFAIGRALHTEQAFWAAITAIAVSQHSYIDTRNLSRDQFIGAMVGGLCGLVGALAGGGYFAAYAATVGVAIVVCWVLNVGSAARLGGITATIMLLVPGMGPPWDKALLRLGEVTLGTVCALLMAWAMGKVGRKWFGEVEDVKN, encoded by the coding sequence ATGACACCACCCGATAATTCGCCCCGCACTTCGACACCCCGTTCGACCCATCGCGCGCGGACGAGCGCGGCCAACTCGCTGTTCGCTTTTCTGAAGGCATTGCCGCTCGGCGAGCGGCTGATTGAGGGCGGCCTCATGGCCGTGCAGGCGGTGGCCGGCGCCAGTCTCGCCTTCGCGATCGGCCGCGCGCTGCATACCGAGCAGGCGTTCTGGGCCGCGATTACCGCGATCGCGGTCAGTCAACATAGCTATATCGACACGCGCAATCTGTCGCGCGACCAGTTCATCGGCGCGATGGTCGGCGGACTGTGCGGGCTCGTGGGCGCGTTGGCCGGCGGCGGATATTTCGCGGCTTATGCGGCGACGGTCGGCGTGGCGATCGTCGTGTGCTGGGTGTTGAACGTGGGCAGCGCGGCGCGGCTCGGTGGTATCACCGCGACCATCATGCTGCTGGTGCCCGGGATGGGGCCGCCTTGGGACAAGGCGCTGCTGCGGTTGGGGGAAGTGACCTTGGGAACGGTGTGCGCGCTGTTGATGGCGTGGGCGATGGGGAAGGTTGGGCGGAAGTGGTTTGGGGAGGTGGAGGACGTTAAGAATTGA